The genomic stretch TAACACTCCAAAGGCCCCTTCACAGTTCTTCCTCTGTGGGGAGTTGAAACAACTCCTGGGATCCTGCTTCAGTGTGGGTAAGTTTTACAGTGAAGTGAGGAAAATGAAATCTTCTAAAGGCAAGAAACCAGTCCTATAGGTTTAAATAAGACACATCCCCTATACAAAAGACTGCATTGGAAATACCATTTAATTAATTGTGTGTACTGCTTTTTACCAGTTCACAAAAGGCCATGAACATTTTTCTCAGTAGAAAATATAAATCCGTGATATAATATCTTTTAATAGTAAGAATTATTTGCATCATATATAATTACAGTTTGTGTAGTCCTAATTACCTTTCCTTGACTAATAGATTCAAATATGTGAGAAGTTTTGAGTTTAGATGACTTCACtaaaagaaagtaaacattttcGGTTctgaacaatttatttatttgtgcatcAACACCTAACTTGGCTCTGCTCCTTTCATTTGTGAAattctctgctgctccctgggTACCATGAGGTCTTCTGAGGGCTCCCCAGAGAGGGCTGTAACACCAGTCCCCCACCCTTGCCCATATCTCAAAGCCAAGGGCTCAAGAGGTAGTAGTGGATTACTTGAGAAGGTCATGGTCACAGGGGCAGCCTGGAGACACTGAGCagattaaattacattttattcattggAATTTGTGTTATGAATTTTTCAtctatctatgtgtctgtcttggTAGACTTCTGaatacaagaagaaaattctttCATAGCCATACCTGTTCCCAGGAGGGTAcatgagacagaatctgaactaAGTAATgtgagtagaaggaaggaaggaaggaaggaaggaaggaaggaaggaagggaggaaggggttcAGAAAGGAATGCAGGAAAGACTAGTGTTAAGTTCCCAGCAGTTCCCAGGGGGATGTATGTGGGCAGTCATCAAGCTTCCTGGTTGAACCTTGTTAATTGGACATTGTGCAAGAGCCCAGGAAAAAGGCTGAAAGCCTAGTCCAACATGCcaggctgtcccctcccctggttgtgaaAGCAGCAGAGGGCTCCAGCCTGCATGACAAACCCAGCCACAGGATAAAAGTGCTCCTACCTTGGGCTCCTCACCTGCAGCATCCTCAGGAACAGCTTTATCCTGCCTCCTCTGTATCTGGTGAGTGTCCCCTCAGCTGGGAGCTTTGGGAAGACAAGCCCAGATGTGATCAGAACCAGCAGGAGGGGACCCAGACAGcggcaccagtgggggagggggtggtggtgaggaaagAGCCACTGAGGCACCTGTCAGGGGGCTGTGAACCCTCAAAGCCACAGGTCTTCAGGATTCCTTCCATTCTTGTTCTGAGTATGTGATCAGGGGTGCACACAGACCCATCTGGTGTCTTAGTGTGCGTGTCCACTCCGTGTCCCCATGTCCGTCCCACACAGCTTGGCTTAGGAAGCAGCTTGGTCATGGGGACAAGTGTTTGACAAAACCCAGAGGGAAGGGACTTTTGTCTGAAGCTTCTGTgttcacataaaaaaatgtttcttttatttgttccaGATCAACCTCCTGCCGCGATGTCCTGCCAGCAGAGCCAGCAGCAGTGCCAGCCTCCTTCCAAGTGCCCCCCATTGCCCAAGTGCCCCCCAAAgagcccagcacagtgcttgCCCTCAGCCTTCTCCAGCTGTGCTCCAGGCTCCGGGGGCAGCTGTGACCCCAGCTCCCAGGGATGGGGGGCTGCTGCCTGAGCCACCGTGGGTGCCACGGATCCCATGGATGCCGGTGCCACAGCTCTGACTCCTGTGATGGTGACAGTGTGCTGCAGTCCGGGGGCTCTGGGTGTGGCCATGGCTCTGTGGGTGGCTGCTGACTTGGGATCCTGATGCTGAGACAAGAGCTCCTAGAGGAAATGGGAATCCAAAGAGCCAGAAAAAGCCATTCTTCCCATCCCACGAGTACAGAGCCTTTCCTGCACCCCCCATTCTCTCTTGTCGAGGCTGAGCTGGGGGTATCCTTGGGGAGGGTCCCAGCTCTCCTTGCTTGGTCCAGGATGGCACAGCCCCCTTCCTGCTGCACCTGTCAGTGATTGTCAGCACCTGTGCCTGAggtcatgaaaaaataaatgttctgttcCTGTTACCCTGGGTGGTTCCTTTGTTAttccactctgcccctccccaggtgacCTGATGTACatcctctgtctgctcctcagGCCCAGTGCTGCCGTACAGAGGGTGGTGAATCATAGTTCTAGACTAGAGAAAATGGAAGACTGTGGGTCTTTTATTCTGTCGTGTGGTGCAGTGGGTGAGAGGAGGGTCCAACTGAGCCTGTAACCATTAGTAAAAGGTGAGGTGGATGGGTGTTCccctcacattgggctccctgaCTTCTGTGCTGTCTCTAGCTTCcccattaaaaaacagaatgcaTAGTAGGCAGTTACCAGAAAATAGGCAGATAGGCAGTTGCCAATGTGGGGGAATCTGTTCCTTCTAGGGACATTTGTCAGTATTGAGAGACAGTTTTGGTTGTTTCTAGATATCGAGGTGGCAGCATCTCAGACTACTGGCATTCAGTGGGGGAGGCCAAGGCTACAGCTACACATGCCACAGAAGCACCTCACAATGTCCCCAGCCCCATCACAGGGAACTATCTGGGTCAAAATGCCAAGGTTGAAAATCATCAGGGTAGGTTAAAGAGctagggagaggaaggaatggcATCAGGACAGCCAACTCCATCTGCTCAGTAAACATCCCAAGAGAAAGGTGACatgacagaggagggagagagaattagaGAGAATTAGAAAGAATCTAAGAAGTTATGGTTTTGAGAGAGGTGGAGATGAAAGCTTAGGAGGTGTGATAATGTGAAAGTGTGGATTAGGAGACAGGAAAAAGGGTAAGGGGTTGTGAGAAGTGATTCTGGGACTTAGATGAGAAACTTACTGTTGCCTGTCATATGCATGGAACCCCTAACTGACTTACATGAGCTCATTTAGTTTTCTAAACAACCCATAAGGTAGGTGCTCTTAAGAGCCAGATTATAAATGGGGAAACTAAGAATCCAGTTTTGTACCAGGACGGAGGGCACACAGCCAGTAGGTGGTGTAGCTGATGGGCTGCAGAGGTCATGCTCTGGACCTCCTTGCCATTTGGTCTTTGCCAGAGACTTTTCATGGGATCTTTGAAACaatgacttttttcacttagcatttatgTTGGCttgtttgtgtttggtttttatttttgttttattattattttttttagatctgCAGAGCAAAAGCCCAGCCATGTGTTATAATTTcagtagaacttaaaaaaaaatttactcttcCATACTTGGAACTTTAATATGAAATTCAATTGCCCTTATGTTGAGATCACCTGCTTAGAGATTAGTCTCACTCTCTTAGACTGTTGAAATACTGGAGTAGAAAGCATTCCAACCAAGCTATCCAAATGGTTGGATAAAGCCAACCAATGGTTGGAAAAAGCCAAGGGAACATCACAGAACCTGAATGAAATCAAAATTGAAATCTTGGGAGAAATCAGTGCAGGGCAGGATATAGAGAGCAAAATAGTAATGCTGTGTAGCACTTTGGGAGtacattgaatttaaaaaaaggtttttttgttcttaGAAAATATCAAACTGgctatttattttcactttaatatCCAAGGACTCAAAGTTTCTAAAGGCTTCaggatttaattttaataaagcgTTCCCAAGGAGTTTGCTGTTGAGACATACTCTGACCAGGTGTGATCCACTCTCCAGCTCAGCATAATTTTCTAAGGTGGGAACCACAGCTTCTATGTCTGGATCTATCACCATGAACTACTTGCCCCTCAAAACCTTAGAAATTCCTGGATACTGCTTCCCTATGGGACCAAAACAATATGGTGTCATGATGAAAGTATGCCTCAAAAAATGTACAGggtgtggcacaaaaacagacactcagatcaatggaacagaatagagaacccagaaatggacccacaaatgtatggccaactaattttgacaaagcaagaaagaatatccaatggaataaagacagtctcttcagcaaatggtgctgggaaaactgga from Panthera leo isolate Ple1 chromosome C1, P.leo_Ple1_pat1.1, whole genome shotgun sequence encodes the following:
- the LOC122227614 gene encoding LOW QUALITY PROTEIN: late cornified envelope protein 3A-like (The sequence of the model RefSeq protein was modified relative to this genomic sequence to represent the inferred CDS: deleted 2 bases in 1 codon), which codes for MSCQQSQQQCQPPSKCPPLPKCPPKSPAQCLPSAFSSCAPGSGGSCDPSSQMGGCCLSHRGCHGSHGCRCHSSDSCDGDSVLQSGGSGCGHGSVGGC